The Blattabacterium cuenoti genome includes a region encoding these proteins:
- the menB gene encoding 1,4-dihydroxy-2-naphthoyl-CoA synthase produces MNSTLEIDWIPIKKYEDILFLFWKGVSKIEINRPWCHNAFRVETVNEMMDAVDICSNRIDIDILIITGAGDKSFCSGGDQTTRGLGGYLGKDGTTRLNILDFYKRIREIPKPVIAMVNGYAIGGGHVLHVVCDLTIASDNAIFSQVGPKVGSFDGGFGCSYLARHIGQKKTREMWFLCKKYTAKEALKMGLINKVVSQEKLEEETIKWCKTIQKKSPMSLRMIKRCLNAELDGQHGLMQLAGDATLMFYLMEESQEGKKAFLEKRDPNFKKFTRFL; encoded by the coding sequence ATGAATTCTACCTTGGAGATAGATTGGATCCCAATCAAAAAATATGAAGATATTTTATTTCTTTTTTGGAAAGGAGTTTCTAAAATAGAAATAAACAGACCATGGTGTCATAATGCATTTCGTGTAGAAACAGTAAATGAAATGATGGATGCTGTGGATATATGTAGCAATAGAATTGATATAGATATATTAATTATAACGGGGGCTGGAGATAAATCTTTTTGTTCTGGAGGGGATCAAACAACAAGGGGGTTGGGTGGTTATTTGGGAAAAGATGGAACCACAAGATTGAATATTTTAGATTTTTATAAGAGAATAAGAGAAATACCTAAACCTGTTATAGCTATGGTAAATGGTTATGCTATAGGAGGAGGGCACGTATTACATGTAGTTTGCGATCTGACTATTGCATCTGATAATGCTATTTTTAGTCAAGTTGGTCCTAAAGTAGGTTCTTTTGATGGAGGATTTGGATGTTCTTATTTAGCTCGTCATATTGGTCAAAAAAAGACACGAGAAATGTGGTTTTTGTGTAAAAAATACACGGCTAAAGAAGCATTGAAAATGGGATTGATCAATAAAGTTGTAAGTCAAGAAAAATTAGAGGAAGAAACTATAAAATGGTGTAAAACAATACAGAAAAAAAGCCCTATGTCTTTAAGGATGATCAAGCGTTGTTTAAATGCGGAATTAGATGGACAACATGGATTAATGCAGTTGGCAGGAGATGCCACTTTAATGTTTTATTTGATGGAAGAGTCTCAGGAAGGAAAAAAAGCTTTTTTAGAAAAAAGAGATCCTAATTTTAAAAAATTTACAAGATTTTTATGA